A genomic window from Pseudomonadales bacterium includes:
- the pyk gene encoding pyruvate kinase has protein sequence MTRPAWVRRTKIICTIGPATASYEQLEALTLAGMNVVRLNMSHADHKGAQEIINWIRTINRKVPYPAAVLLDTQGPEIRTGEMSEPMNLKTGQVVTVSVRPGDVEKSSIHVNYQDLVKVLEVGNRLTVDNGLINFEVLEKQGEQLVCRVLDGGTLGSRRHVNLPGVRVNLPAITPKDRLDIAFGLENDVDFIALSFVRSEEDIHELRELMGAKSKNVRVIAKIEDQEGVRNVHRIVAAADGVMVARGDLGIETDIADLPNVQRRIVHAAAEAGKRSIVATHLLESMIENPIPTRAEVTDVANAIYEGVDAVMLSGETSVGAYPIRCVEQLDAIARHTEPWPGLGYEKDLVPSSDKQHIANNAVTLAEDIKAAGIVVITRRGITADLVTNARPQTVPIFAFSNHSQTRRRLVLNRAVISYRMDFSSEPEKTLQRALSILREKEGFEAGDKVVVISDVLAEFNSDAIQLRSLN, from the coding sequence TTGACCCGACCTGCCTGGGTGCGACGCACCAAGATCATCTGCACCATCGGCCCTGCCACGGCGAGCTATGAACAGCTCGAAGCCCTGACCCTGGCCGGTATGAACGTGGTGCGGCTGAACATGTCGCATGCAGACCACAAAGGCGCCCAGGAAATCATCAACTGGATCCGCACCATCAACCGCAAGGTGCCCTATCCGGCAGCGGTGCTGCTCGACACCCAGGGTCCCGAGATCCGCACAGGTGAGATGAGCGAGCCGATGAACCTCAAGACCGGCCAGGTGGTCACCGTGTCGGTGCGTCCGGGCGATGTGGAGAAGAGCTCGATCCACGTGAATTATCAGGATCTGGTGAAGGTCCTCGAGGTGGGCAACCGGCTCACCGTAGACAACGGCCTCATCAATTTCGAAGTGCTGGAAAAGCAGGGCGAGCAGCTGGTGTGCCGGGTCCTCGACGGCGGCACCCTGGGCAGCCGGCGCCACGTCAATCTGCCCGGGGTCCGGGTCAATCTGCCGGCGATCACCCCGAAAGACCGGCTCGATATTGCGTTCGGTCTGGAGAATGACGTCGATTTCATTGCCCTGTCCTTCGTGCGTTCGGAGGAGGACATCCACGAGCTGCGTGAGCTCATGGGGGCCAAATCCAAGAATGTCCGGGTGATCGCCAAAATCGAAGATCAGGAAGGGGTGCGCAACGTCCACCGCATCGTGGCTGCCGCAGATGGTGTGATGGTGGCACGGGGCGACCTCGGTATCGAGACCGATATCGCCGACCTGCCGAACGTGCAGCGGCGCATCGTGCATGCCGCAGCGGAAGCCGGCAAACGCAGCATCGTCGCCACCCATCTGCTCGAATCCATGATCGAGAATCCCATTCCAACCCGCGCCGAGGTCACGGATGTGGCTAACGCGATCTATGAAGGGGTGGACGCGGTGATGCTCTCCGGTGAAACCAGCGTCGGCGCCTATCCGATCCGCTGTGTCGAGCAGCTGGACGCCATCGCGCGGCACACCGAGCCCTGGCCCGGACTGGGCTATGAGAAAGATCTGGTGCCCAGCTCAGACAAGCAGCACATTGCCAACAATGCCGTGACCCTTGCCGAAGACATCAAGGCTGCCGGCATCGTGGTGATCACCCGGCGCGGCATCACTGCCGATCTGGTGACCAATGCGCGTCCCCAGACGGTGCCCATCTTTGCCTTTTCCAACCACTCCCAGACCCGGCGACGGCTGGTCCTCAACCGTGCGGTGATTTCCTATCGTATGGATTTTTCCAGCGAACCGGAGAAGACGCTGCAGCGGGCGCTGAGTATTCTGCGGGAAAAAGAGGGCTTCGAAGCCGGCGACAAGGTGGTGGTGATCTCTGACGTGCTGGCAGAATTCAATTCGGATGCGATTCAGCTGCGCAGTCTGAACTGA
- a CDS encoding sulfite exporter TauE/SafE family protein, translated as MAHFLFFSSCVAIGTLSGFLGGLLGIGGGVVIVPALILLFDALDLMPPEVSTPVAVATSLAVIVFTSLSAAWAQIRAGMVEWHIVRRWAIFLILGSLCAGELATALPTPVFRGFIGAFLLFVAAVMLTSWKPSPHRDIPGFGLSALLGAGGGLISGIAGIGGGNVIVPTLVYFNTPVHRATATSSTLGVPIALAGTLGYVVAGWGLADQDGMAGYVYLPAFAAIVIASVIAAPVGVRTAHRVAPLPLRRAFGALLILVSARMLYSALTV; from the coding sequence TTGGCCCATTTTCTGTTCTTTAGTTCCTGCGTTGCAATCGGCACGCTCAGCGGCTTCCTCGGCGGTCTGCTGGGCATCGGTGGCGGTGTGGTGATTGTGCCAGCCCTCATCCTGCTGTTCGATGCTCTGGACCTGATGCCCCCGGAGGTATCCACACCCGTGGCCGTGGCCACTTCTCTGGCTGTGATCGTCTTCACTTCACTCTCCGCCGCCTGGGCCCAGATTCGCGCCGGCATGGTGGAGTGGCACATTGTACGCCGCTGGGCCATTTTTCTGATTCTTGGCAGCCTCTGCGCCGGCGAACTGGCAACCGCCCTGCCCACCCCGGTCTTCCGCGGGTTTATCGGCGCCTTCCTGCTGTTCGTCGCCGCAGTCATGCTGACCAGCTGGAAACCTTCTCCCCACCGCGACATTCCCGGTTTCGGGCTTTCCGCACTGCTGGGTGCCGGCGGCGGCCTGATTTCAGGCATCGCCGGGATCGGCGGCGGCAATGTGATCGTGCCGACACTCGTCTACTTCAATACGCCCGTGCATCGGGCCACCGCGACCTCCAGCACCCTGGGTGTGCCGATCGCGCTCGCCGGCACCCTGGGATACGTTGTCGCCGGGTGGGGCCTGGCGGACCAGGACGGTATGGCCGGCTACGTGTACCTGCCCGCCTTCGCAGCCATCGTGATCGCCAGTGTGATCGCTGCACCGGTCGGGGTCAGAACAGCCCACCGGGTGGCACCCCTGCCGCTGCGGCGCGCCTTCGGTGCCCTGCTGATCCTGGTCTCGGCGCGGATGCTGTATTCGGCGCTGACGGTGTGA
- a CDS encoding protein kinase, producing the protein MVGLASPDSLVSIPGFDVQKEIGRGGMAHVYLAVQNKFGRLVALKVVSGGYARDPRFRERFIRESRINARLTHPNIVQVYDVGNHGDLLYLVLEYVRGGDLIARLNRGIHLEELIRVVADICKALDYAHAKGFVHRDIKPENILFREDGSAVLSDFGIARFADTSPSLTQVGTVVGTPQYMSPEQASGRELDGRSDLYSLGVVLYRMLIGDVPYKADSAVSIGIKHLQEPVPRLPNYLAAFQPVIDRCLAKKPQLRYQTGAELSAALEAIRSDAQLPNATIRAQAVSTQEILAVGSDLLTTVRDPGRSERHARRQRRKARLGSLVMLLFVALLVGAGGYIAVEQPPWAVRVLTYVGIIEDPMVNVAWSNAQSLHQDPNQSLTTIVAGYRRVIDLDPEHPNARNAIAGLATQWRLTVVNAMAQGSFDQAETKLGELAAAFPNDPELPSLRNALNDRRRAEGLLSSTQALLRSHGISDIPAATAAIQAYQEVLQLAPQHPVALKELDSLARYYASLAGEAVAAGEFDNAINFLDRASAANPALPVLATVRDSIRQATTLQAAITDMLQQAGALRASGSLINPPGGNAAEIYHRVLATDPGNVIALQGLNEVQTQVLGSATQMLNQGRIEEVQQLLQRSGAVGLNPETLGELKRRLDAEVSRVGTVQKNIERARALLSQGYITEPQADSAVTVLREVQRMDPGNPIAADLLRQSAERLARVAEEAYQVGMMEEAKHYLELALTVTPDVTAWRELRASWEKAPATP; encoded by the coding sequence ATGGTCGGTCTGGCATCGCCTGACAGCCTGGTATCGATCCCCGGATTCGATGTGCAGAAAGAGATCGGCCGTGGCGGCATGGCACACGTCTATCTCGCGGTGCAGAACAAGTTCGGTCGTCTCGTGGCGCTCAAGGTGGTGAGCGGCGGATACGCCCGGGATCCGCGTTTCAGGGAGCGCTTCATACGGGAATCCCGCATCAATGCGCGGCTCACCCACCCCAACATCGTGCAGGTTTACGATGTCGGCAATCACGGCGACCTGCTCTATCTGGTGCTTGAGTATGTGCGTGGCGGCGATCTCATCGCGCGCCTGAACCGGGGCATCCATCTCGAGGAACTGATCCGGGTCGTGGCGGATATCTGCAAGGCACTGGATTACGCCCACGCCAAGGGCTTCGTGCACCGGGATATCAAACCCGAAAACATTCTTTTCCGGGAAGACGGCAGTGCGGTGCTCAGTGATTTCGGCATCGCCCGCTTCGCCGACACCAGCCCGTCGCTGACCCAGGTCGGTACCGTGGTCGGCACACCGCAGTACATGTCTCCGGAGCAGGCCTCCGGACGGGAGCTGGACGGACGTTCAGACCTCTACAGCCTGGGCGTAGTGCTCTACCGCATGCTCATCGGCGATGTGCCCTATAAAGCGGATTCCGCGGTCAGTATCGGCATCAAGCATCTGCAGGAGCCGGTGCCCCGGCTGCCCAACTATCTGGCCGCCTTCCAGCCTGTCATCGACCGCTGCCTGGCAAAGAAACCCCAGCTGCGCTACCAGACCGGCGCAGAGCTGAGCGCCGCACTGGAAGCCATCCGCTCGGACGCTCAGTTACCCAATGCGACCATTCGCGCCCAGGCGGTGAGTACCCAGGAGATCCTCGCAGTGGGCAGTGATCTGCTGACCACGGTTCGGGATCCGGGAAGATCGGAACGACACGCCCGCCGGCAGCGCCGCAAGGCCCGCCTCGGTAGCCTGGTGATGCTGCTTTTTGTCGCTCTGCTTGTGGGTGCAGGCGGGTACATCGCGGTGGAGCAGCCGCCCTGGGCGGTCCGGGTGCTCACCTATGTCGGCATCATCGAAGATCCGATGGTCAACGTTGCCTGGAGCAATGCCCAGTCGCTGCACCAGGACCCCAACCAGAGTCTGACCACCATCGTGGCCGGTTATCGGCGGGTGATCGATCTGGATCCGGAGCATCCCAATGCCCGCAATGCCATTGCCGGGCTGGCGACCCAGTGGCGGCTGACCGTGGTCAATGCGATGGCCCAGGGCAGTTTCGATCAGGCCGAGACCAAACTCGGCGAGCTGGCGGCCGCCTTTCCCAACGACCCGGAACTCCCCAGTCTGCGCAATGCGCTCAACGATCGCCGCCGGGCCGAGGGGCTGCTCAGCAGCACCCAGGCGCTGCTGCGCAGCCACGGCATCTCGGATATTCCGGCGGCTACGGCCGCCATCCAGGCCTATCAGGAGGTGCTGCAGCTCGCACCGCAACATCCGGTGGCGCTCAAGGAGCTGGACTCGCTGGCCCGGTATTACGCATCCCTCGCGGGAGAAGCGGTCGCAGCGGGCGAGTTCGACAATGCCATCAACTTCCTGGATCGGGCCAGTGCGGCGAATCCCGCGCTGCCGGTGCTGGCCACGGTGCGTGACAGCATCCGTCAGGCCACCACCCTGCAGGCGGCGATCACCGATATGCTGCAGCAGGCGGGCGCGCTGCGGGCCAGTGGGTCGCTGATCAACCCTCCCGGAGGCAATGCGGCCGAAATCTATCATCGTGTGCTGGCCACCGACCCGGGCAACGTGATTGCGCTGCAGGGGTTGAACGAGGTGCAGACCCAGGTACTCGGCAGTGCCACCCAGATGCTCAATCAGGGACGTATCGAGGAAGTGCAGCAGCTGCTGCAGCGTTCCGGGGCGGTGGGACTGAATCCGGAGACCCTGGGTGAACTGAAACGCCGGCTGGATGCCGAGGTGTCCCGGGTGGGCACCGTGCAGAAGAATATCGAGCGGGCTCGCGCGCTGCTGAGCCAGGGTTACATCACCGAACCCCAGGCGGATTCCGCCGTTACCGTGCTCCGGGAAGTACAGCGGATGGACCCCGGCAATCCCATCGCCGCGGACCTGCTGCGCCAGTCCGCGGAGCGGCTGGCCCGGGTCGCCGAAGAGGCCTATCAGGTAGGAATGATGGAGGAAGCCAAGCACTACCTGGAGCTCGCTCTGACGGTAACGCCGGATGTCACTGCCTGGCGTGAATTGAGAGCATCCTGGGAGAAAGCGCCCGCAACTCCTTGA
- a CDS encoding FHA domain-containing protein, whose amino-acid sequence MKYYLVLDSERFDLEGSTTVGRHLDNDLVVAGEDVLDFHLRVEPNERGAMAFPLGEASLSVNGTTCADPVALLVGDRLQVGQNDIEFTATPDSDRQADEWWLYADREESIYKVTGVLDVGRSEDNEVLLLDDHISRQHAQLRLVDGVVWLRDYGSANGTFVNGERLSGGCRLYHGDEISFDTLRFQLVGKGQDLTPVRRQQTATEIIRIATRNERRTDTTEIAAVDLAEPPLVVPDSRQTGAFLLGVSEPVSGFTFRTGIGASVIGRDEACDVVIRDSTVSARHAEIVVRPESTTVTNLMATNGTRVNGEIIQSAELADGDVLRIGRVSLVFKDVAAQESDRRWLRSAQWLLLGASLVMAVGLFLLWLL is encoded by the coding sequence ATGAAATATTATTTAGTGCTCGACAGCGAGCGGTTTGACCTGGAAGGCAGCACAACGGTTGGTCGCCATCTGGATAACGATCTGGTGGTGGCCGGAGAAGACGTGCTGGATTTCCATCTGCGTGTCGAACCCAACGAGCGGGGGGCCATGGCCTTCCCCCTGGGTGAGGCCAGCCTGTCGGTAAACGGCACCACCTGCGCCGATCCGGTGGCGCTGCTGGTCGGTGATCGACTGCAGGTCGGACAGAACGACATCGAGTTCACCGCCACCCCGGACAGTGATCGCCAGGCGGACGAATGGTGGCTCTACGCAGACCGGGAAGAGTCCATATACAAAGTCACCGGGGTGCTCGATGTAGGCCGCAGCGAAGACAACGAAGTCCTCCTGCTCGATGATCACATTTCCCGCCAGCACGCCCAGTTGCGACTGGTAGACGGTGTGGTCTGGCTGCGCGACTACGGTTCGGCCAACGGCACCTTTGTGAACGGGGAGCGCCTGAGCGGCGGTTGCAGGCTCTACCACGGCGATGAGATCAGCTTTGATACCCTGCGCTTTCAGCTGGTCGGCAAGGGCCAGGATCTGACCCCGGTGCGACGCCAGCAGACGGCGACCGAGATCATCCGCATCGCGACCCGCAATGAGCGCCGCACGGACACGACCGAAATCGCCGCCGTCGACCTGGCCGAGCCACCGCTGGTGGTGCCGGACAGCCGCCAGACCGGCGCCTTTCTGCTCGGTGTCAGCGAACCGGTCAGCGGATTCACGTTCCGCACCGGTATTGGCGCTTCGGTGATCGGGCGGGATGAGGCCTGCGATGTGGTGATCCGGGACTCGACCGTGTCGGCACGCCACGCAGAGATCGTGGTGCGGCCGGAATCGACCACGGTGACAAACCTCATGGCCACCAACGGTACCCGGGTCAACGGCGAGATCATCCAGAGTGCCGAGCTTGCCGATGGCGACGTGTTGCGCATCGGCCGGGTGAGTCTGGTTTTCAAGGATGTGGCGGCCCAGGAGTCGGATCGACGCTGGCTGCGCAGCGCCCAGTGGCTGCTGCTCGGCGCGTCGCTGGTGATGGCGGTTGGCCTGTTCCTATTGTGGTTGTTGTAG
- a CDS encoding MBL fold metallo-hydrolase, translated as MKIPYRRDLEFEYGRVDQVEPGIRRVIANNPSPFTLYGTGTYILGTGSVAVIDPGPADPAHIRAILDAIPGETISHVLVTHTHMDHSPGCALLRDHTDAPTYAFGPHGAGKMEEGVPVEEGGDMAFNPDVRVRHGEVISGGDWSAECVYTPGHTSNHMCFQLRESRALFTGDHVMGWSTSIISPPDGDMMAYMVSLELMLERDDRVYWPTHGPCIEDTATHVRAFIEHRREREAQILACIGEGVGLIRDMVPKMYVGTPEFMYPAAARSVLAAIEYLVQRGELVTDDQVSLEAHYALAR; from the coding sequence GTGAAGATTCCTTACCGTCGTGACCTCGAATTCGAATACGGCCGGGTGGACCAGGTCGAGCCCGGTATCCGCCGGGTGATCGCCAACAATCCGAGCCCGTTTACGCTGTATGGCACCGGGACCTACATCCTCGGTACCGGTTCGGTCGCCGTGATCGATCCGGGCCCGGCAGATCCCGCGCATATCAGAGCCATCCTCGATGCGATCCCGGGTGAAACCATTTCCCATGTGCTGGTCACCCATACCCACATGGACCACTCGCCCGGTTGTGCGCTGCTCCGCGATCACACCGATGCCCCCACCTACGCATTCGGGCCACACGGCGCGGGCAAAATGGAGGAAGGGGTACCGGTGGAAGAAGGCGGTGATATGGCCTTCAATCCGGATGTACGGGTCCGGCATGGTGAAGTCATCAGCGGCGGGGACTGGAGTGCGGAATGCGTGTACACGCCCGGCCACACCTCCAACCACATGTGCTTCCAGCTGCGGGAATCCAGGGCCCTGTTTACCGGCGATCATGTGATGGGCTGGTCGACGAGCATCATCTCACCACCCGACGGTGACATGATGGCCTACATGGTCAGTCTCGAGCTCATGCTGGAGCGGGATGACCGGGTCTACTGGCCCACCCACGGACCCTGCATCGAAGACACCGCCACACACGTGCGGGCTTTCATTGAGCATCGCCGGGAGCGGGAAGCCCAGATTCTCGCCTGCATCGGTGAAGGGGTCGGGCTGATCCGGGACATGGTGCCGAAAATGTATGTGGGCACCCCGGAATTCATGTATCCGGCAGCAGCGCGCAGCGTGCTCGCTGCCATC